One part of the Brevundimonas subvibrioides ATCC 15264 genome encodes these proteins:
- a CDS encoding peptidase, with amino-acid sequence MTYCVGMMVDEGLAMIADTRTNAGVDNISSYKKLHVTEVTGERVIAIATAGNLSVTQTALAMVAEGVRMPGSDTPETLETAPTLFRAAQLVGYCLNQVRQDLQPTVEADALKITASMLLGGQVKGGKMGLYLIYAQGNFIECGTDTPYLQIGELKYGKPILDRALRPDTPMSEAVKLGLISFDSTIRSNIAVGPPFDMIVIPRNSLHGDQRRIETDDPYFKDLGRRWSEALANAHRAMPDPPWMAEVPPFRPSMTVVG; translated from the coding sequence ATGACTTACTGCGTCGGCATGATGGTGGATGAGGGGTTGGCGATGATCGCCGACACCCGCACGAACGCCGGCGTCGACAACATCTCCTCCTACAAGAAGCTGCATGTGACCGAGGTCACGGGCGAGCGGGTCATCGCCATTGCCACGGCCGGAAACCTGTCGGTGACCCAGACGGCCCTGGCCATGGTCGCCGAGGGCGTGCGGATGCCGGGCTCGGACACGCCCGAGACCCTGGAGACCGCGCCCACCCTGTTTCGCGCCGCCCAACTGGTCGGCTACTGCCTGAACCAGGTGCGGCAGGACCTGCAGCCGACGGTCGAGGCCGACGCGCTGAAGATCACCGCCTCCATGCTGCTGGGCGGCCAGGTCAAGGGCGGCAAGATGGGGCTGTACCTGATCTATGCCCAGGGCAACTTCATCGAGTGCGGCACCGACACGCCCTATCTGCAGATCGGCGAGCTGAAGTACGGCAAGCCCATTCTGGACCGGGCGCTGCGCCCCGACACGCCGATGTCGGAGGCGGTCAAGCTGGGGCTGATCAGCTTCGATTCCACCATCCGCTCGAACATCGCGGTCGGGCCGCCGTTCGACATGATCGTCATTCCCCGCAACAGCCTGCACGGCGATCAGCGCCGGATTGAAACCGACGATCCCTATTTCAAGGACCTGGGCCGACGCTGGTCCGAGGCCCTGGCCAACGCCCATCGCGCCATGCCCGACCCGCCCTGGATGGCGGAGGTGCCCCCGTTCCGGCCGTCGATGACGGTGGTGGGGTAA